GAATTCTCGGGCCGCGAGCAGCGTGAGCGACGACAGGGCGATGCTCCAGCAGCTGTCTAGTTCAATATCTGGTTCCGTTCGGCCCGGTGGCTCCCACCCGAACAGCTACAATCGCCCTACCACGGCGTCCCCTTCCGCTTGCTGGGGCCGCAGATTTGGAGCCATTTTAAGGCGAAACCAATCAGCCACGCCCCCTCGCGCTCCTGAGAAGCCAATCCACGCGTGGCCACGCCCCGGGAGACGCGCGGCGACGACGCCAACGGTCGCGCTGGTGACGGTTGAGGAGGGGCGTGATTCGCAGAAGTGCGGGGGAAACCTGAGCTGGCCGCTCCGCCCTCGGAACCCGACGCCCCAAAGCCTGGGATTAGGGGCTTGGATGCTGGCCCCACGCCCTGGCCAGGTGTGAGGGACTCGACCAGGTGCGCGGCAGCCCCGCCCCAGGCTCCGGGAGCCTGCGTTAATAGCTGAAGGCCGGGGACCAAGCGGCAGCGGGGGCCCAGGCAGCGCTCTGAGGCCGGCCACGCCACCAGGTGTTCGGCTCCCCCAGGACGGTCTGtgggggcctggggcggggcgggcggcagGTGCAGACACCGGAGCCGCGGTAGGGGACGGGCCCTCCTGGGACAGTTTTCCCGGGCCGGCTCCTTCACAATCCCGCGCTGGGGCAGCCGACTCGCGCGGTGCCCTCCGGGACGCAGAGGGCGCTGTCAGCGCGCTGCGGAGAACTTCGCCACGACTCCGCTGACCTAGCGCCGGGTTCCCTGCACGCGGGTCCGCCATGGTTGCCTCGTTCGCTCTTCGCGGCCTGTGCCGAGCTCGAACCGCCTTGCGCTGTGACCTCGCACAGCTGCTGTGGTGAGTCCAGACCCAGCGTCCCTGACTCTCTCGCCCCCCACGACCGGCGACTCCCCCCCAACCCAACGGCTCCCTAGAACCTGAGCATACCCCACCCGCAGGGTTCCAAGGCGAGGGCATCGGCTCACGCCGGCGGACGATGAGCTGTATCAGCGGACGCGCATCTCTCTGCTGCAACGCGAGTCCCCGCAATCCATGTATATCGACAGCTACAGCAGCCTCGGCTTCATGGTCAACGGAAATCGTGTGCTTGGGCCCTGCGCGTTGCTCCCGCACTCGGTCGTGCAGTGGAACGTGAGCAGTGAGGAAGTAGAGGTCCAGAGCCCCAGGCCTGTCCCCTGATTCTGTCCCTGGCAAACTTGGCTTTTCCGTTACCCCTTTGTGGAGCAGATAAGGGCTCTGTGGGGAAAGCTGCGCGAACTTGTACTTAACTTGCCTCCTCCCAACCCAGGTAGGAACTCACCAGGACATCACTGAAGAaagcttctctctcttctggttGCTGGAGCCGCGAATAGGTACTGGAGAAGGGGAGGGCTGAGGTGCTTCCAGCCCCAGCAAACCACCCCGCCCCAGCCTCCCCACTGACCCGCCATAAGCTAATCATGGCCATCTTTCCCTAGAGATCATTGTGGTGGGCACCGGAGACCGGACTGAACGACTGCAGCCCGGGGTGCTGCAAGCCATGAGGCAGCGGGGCATCGCGGTGGAAGTGCAGGACACGGTAAGTCCTGCCATTTGGGAGTGCTGAGCAGGGCCCAGTCCTATCTCTAGCCAAGCTGATGCAGGCTTTCTCTTTGCAGCCCAATGCCTGTGCCACTTTCAACTTCCTGTGCCATGAAGGCCGAGTGACAGGAGCTGCCCTTATCCCTCCACCTGGAGGGACTGTGCTCACAACTTTGGCACAAGCTGCAGAATGAACCGCCAGGAACTGACCTAACCTGTCCAGGAGGGCCGTGGCACTTTTGCAGTGCACACGGGTTTCCAGCGCTTTCACTAGTCCCTCCCCTTTGGCACTGTAACACTTGTCTTTCTTGCCAGCAAGTTAATAATTTAATCCACATCTTCCATTTTGTTCTAGTTTACTGCTGGTGAGGAGCTACTTGGCTCAGTGGGCTCTTGGTGGGGGTTGCAAAGAAACCAAGGGATCACCTTTTTATCTAGGCTGCTTACCTCCTCAGAGGCAGGAGGCAGCATAGGCACCTGTTTCAAAC
This sequence is a window from Prionailurus bengalensis isolate Pbe53 chromosome A2, Fcat_Pben_1.1_paternal_pri, whole genome shotgun sequence. Protein-coding genes within it:
- the NDUFAF3 gene encoding NADH dehydrogenase [ubiquinone] 1 alpha subcomplex assembly factor 3 isoform X2, whose amino-acid sequence is MVASFALRGLCRARTALRCDLAQLLWVPRRGHRLTPADDELYQRTRISLLQRESPQSMYIDSYSSLGFMVNGNRVLGPCALLPHSVVQWNVGTHQDITEESFSLFWLLEPRIEIIVVGTGDRTERLQPGVLQAMRQRGIAVEVQDTPNACATFNFLCHEGRVTGAALIPPPGGTVLTTLAQAAE
- the NDUFAF3 gene encoding NADH dehydrogenase [ubiquinone] 1 alpha subcomplex assembly factor 3 isoform X1, encoding MVASFALRGLCRARTALRCDLAQLLWVPRRGHRLTPADDELYQRTRISLLQRESPQSMYIDSYSSLGFMVNGNRVLGPCALLPHSVVQWNVSSEEVEVGTHQDITEESFSLFWLLEPRIEIIVVGTGDRTERLQPGVLQAMRQRGIAVEVQDTPNACATFNFLCHEGRVTGAALIPPPGGTVLTTLAQAAE